In Fusobacterium periodonticum ATCC 33693, the following are encoded in one genomic region:
- a CDS encoding potassium channel family protein, translating to MKQYLVIGLGRFGTSVAKTLYEAEKNVLAIDIDEDNVQDKIDTNIIKNAVIGDPSDEKVLKDIGAENFDVAFICMGDIEASVMIALNLKELGIKRIIAKAINKKHGKILTKVGATEIVYPEEHMGKRIAELIIDTDIKERLKFSDNFVLVEVKAPSIFWNNSLINLDVRNKYNINIVGIKKAQEEFIPNPTANVIIEEGDVLMIITDKKSVESFNKLI from the coding sequence ATGAAACAATATTTAGTAATAGGTTTAGGAAGATTTGGAACAAGTGTTGCAAAAACTTTATATGAGGCAGAAAAAAATGTTTTAGCTATAGATATAGATGAGGATAATGTTCAAGATAAAATTGATACAAATATAATAAAAAATGCTGTAATTGGTGATCCAAGTGATGAAAAAGTCCTTAAAGATATTGGAGCAGAAAATTTTGATGTTGCCTTTATTTGCATGGGGGATATAGAAGCAAGTGTTATGATAGCACTTAACTTAAAGGAATTAGGAATAAAAAGAATTATAGCAAAAGCTATAAATAAGAAACATGGAAAAATTCTTACAAAAGTTGGAGCAACTGAAATAGTTTATCCAGAAGAACATATGGGAAAAAGAATAGCTGAGCTTATAATAGATACAGATATAAAAGAACGTTTAAAATTTTCAGACAATTTTGTTTTAGTTGAAGTAAAAGCACCAAGTATATTTTGGAATAACAGTCTTATAAATTTAGATGTCAGAAATAAATATAATATAAATATAGTTGGGATAAAAAAAGCTCAAGAAGAATTTATACCTAATCCAACTGCAAATGTCATAATAGAAGAAGGAGATGTATTAATGATTATAACTGATAAAAAATCAGTAGAATCATTTAATAAATTGATTTAG
- a CDS encoding TrkH family potassium uptake protein, whose product MQKLSLLKKWDNLSPYRKLIFGFLVAIFIGVILLKMPFSLRENQNISVLDSLFTIVSAICVTGLSVVDVSQVFTSTGQLIILFFIQLGGLGVMTVSIIVFLLVGKKMSFETRELLKEERNSNSNGGITKFIKQLLLTVFIIEISGASILTYCFSKYYPLKKSIFYGLFHSVSAFCNAGFSLFTNNLEIFKYDRLINLTISFLIILGGIGFVTINSLVIIKKKKLQNLSITSKFALLITFFLLSFGTLLFLVFEYNNLTTLKNMNFIDKLINSFFQSVTLRTAGFNTVPLTNIRPATVFISYILMFIGASPGSTGGGIKTTTFGVLILYALGVLKRKEYVEVFKRRIDWELINKALAIVVISVFYIIVITTIILSIESFPTDKVIYEVLSAFSTTGLSMGITAGLGIISKLILVVTMFIGRLGPMTVALAFTSNKTSSIKYPKEDILIG is encoded by the coding sequence ATGCAAAAATTAAGTCTATTAAAGAAGTGGGATAACTTATCCCCTTATAGAAAATTAATATTTGGCTTTTTAGTAGCAATTTTTATTGGAGTAATACTTTTAAAAATGCCTTTTTCATTAAGAGAAAATCAAAATATATCAGTTTTAGACTCACTATTTACAATAGTTTCAGCTATTTGTGTAACAGGTTTATCTGTTGTTGATGTAAGTCAAGTTTTTACTTCAACTGGGCAACTAATAATTCTATTTTTCATACAATTAGGTGGACTTGGGGTTATGACAGTTTCAATAATAGTATTTTTATTAGTTGGGAAAAAGATGAGCTTTGAAACAAGAGAACTTTTAAAAGAAGAAAGAAACTCTAATAGTAATGGTGGAATTACAAAATTTATTAAACAATTATTATTGACAGTATTTATAATTGAAATATCAGGAGCTTCAATTTTAACTTATTGTTTTTCTAAATACTATCCATTAAAAAAATCAATTTTTTATGGCTTATTTCATTCAGTGTCAGCATTTTGTAATGCTGGATTTTCACTATTTACCAATAATTTAGAAATCTTTAAATATGATAGATTAATTAATTTGACCATTTCATTTTTGATTATTTTAGGTGGAATAGGTTTTGTAACAATAAATTCACTTGTTATTATAAAAAAGAAAAAATTACAGAATTTAAGTATAACTTCAAAATTTGCTTTACTTATTACATTTTTTCTTTTAAGCTTTGGTACACTATTATTTTTAGTGTTTGAATACAATAATTTAACTACCTTGAAGAATATGAATTTTATAGATAAACTTATAAATTCATTTTTTCAAAGTGTAACATTAAGAACGGCAGGCTTTAATACTGTACCATTGACAAATATAAGACCAGCAACAGTTTTTATTTCATATATACTTATGTTTATAGGGGCTTCACCTGGTTCAACAGGAGGTGGAATAAAAACAACAACTTTTGGAGTTTTAATACTCTATGCACTTGGAGTTTTAAAAAGAAAAGAATATGTTGAAGTTTTTAAAAGAAGGATAGACTGGGAATTGATTAATAAAGCATTAGCCATAGTTGTTATATCAGTATTTTATATAATTGTTATTACAACAATTATATTGTCAATAGAAAGTTTTCCAACAGATAAGGTAATATATGAAGTGCTATCAGCATTTTCTACAACAGGTTTAAGTATGGGAATAACGGCAGGTTTAGGAATAATATCAAAACTTATACTTGTAGTAACAATGTTTATAGGGAGATTAGGACCTATGACAGTGGCATTAGCTTTTACAAGTAATAAGACAAGTTCAATAAAATACCCAAAAGAAGATATATTGATAGGATAG
- a CDS encoding MATE family efflux transporter, which produces MENKHNFMETESITKLLIKFSIPAIVGMFVNALYNVVDRIYIGNIKGTGHLGITGVGLVFPVVILIFAFSLLIGIGSAASVSLKLGMKDREEAERFLGVAVFLSLVISAILMIIIYFNMDRIIYFIGGSKETFSYAKNYLFYINLGVPAAILGLVLNSVIRSDGSPKIAMGTLLIGAITNIVLDPIFIFMFGMGVKGAAIATIISQYVSMIWTIHYFMSKRSKIKLIKKDIRYDFYKSKEICLLGSSAFAIQIGFSLVTYILNTVLKKYGGDTSIGAMAIVQSFMTFMAMPIFGINQGIQPILGYNYGAKKYKRVKEALYKGIFAATIICLIGYTSVRLFSDFLIHIFTNKPELKEIAKYGLKAYTLVFPIVGLQIVSSIYFQAVGKPKMSFFISLSRQIIVMIPCLIILPKFFGLNGIWYAAPTADSIATLITFILVRREVKKLDKLEEMLEKRDI; this is translated from the coding sequence ATGGAAAATAAACATAATTTTATGGAAACGGAGAGCATAACAAAATTACTTATAAAGTTCTCTATTCCTGCTATTGTAGGAATGTTTGTAAATGCTTTGTACAATGTTGTTGATAGAATATATATTGGAAATATAAAAGGTACAGGACACTTAGGAATAACAGGTGTAGGTCTTGTATTTCCAGTAGTTATTTTAATATTTGCATTTTCATTATTAATTGGTATAGGTTCAGCAGCCTCAGTATCTTTGAAATTAGGAATGAAGGACAGAGAAGAAGCTGAAAGATTTTTAGGAGTGGCAGTTTTCTTATCTTTAGTTATATCTGCCATACTTATGATAATAATTTATTTTAATATGGATAGAATAATTTATTTTATAGGTGGAAGTAAAGAAACTTTTTCTTATGCAAAAAATTATCTGTTTTATATAAATCTTGGGGTACCAGCAGCAATTTTAGGATTGGTTCTAAATTCTGTAATAAGATCAGATGGTAGTCCTAAAATAGCAATGGGAACTTTACTTATAGGAGCTATAACAAATATAGTTCTAGATCCTATTTTCATCTTCATGTTTGGAATGGGAGTTAAAGGAGCAGCAATTGCTACTATAATTTCACAGTATGTTTCAATGATTTGGACTATTCATTATTTTATGTCCAAGAGAAGTAAAATAAAATTAATAAAAAAAGATATAAGATATGATTTTTATAAATCAAAAGAAATTTGTCTTTTAGGAAGTTCAGCCTTTGCAATACAGATAGGATTTAGCTTAGTAACATATATTTTAAATACAGTGTTAAAAAAATATGGAGGAGACACATCCATTGGTGCTATGGCAATAGTACAATCGTTTATGACTTTTATGGCTATGCCTATTTTTGGAATAAATCAAGGGATACAGCCAATCTTAGGTTATAACTATGGAGCAAAAAAATATAAAAGAGTAAAAGAAGCACTATATAAGGGAATCTTTGCTGCAACAATAATCTGTTTAATTGGCTATACAAGTGTGAGATTATTCTCAGATTTTTTAATTCATATCTTTACAAATAAACCTGAATTGAAAGAAATTGCCAAATATGGTTTAAAAGCTTATACTTTAGTTTTCCCAATAGTTGGACTTCAAATTGTTTCGTCAATTTACTTTCAAGCAGTGGGAAAACCTAAAATGAGCTTTTTTATAAGTCTTTCCAGACAAATTATCGTTATGATACCCTGTTTAATAATCTTACCAAAGTTTTTTGGTTTAAATGGAATTTGGTATGCCGCTCCAACAGCAGACAGTATAGCAACATTAATTACTTTTATTTTAGTTAGAAGAGAGGTTAAAAAATTGGATAAATTAGAAGAAATGTTAGAAAAGAGAGATATTTAA
- a CDS encoding ClC family H(+)/Cl(-) exchange transporter, with translation MNNAKSTVEKLYKGNGKLYLACLFVGLITGFIVSCYRWALGKIGIIRREYFSEVNLNNPMALLKVWVLFIIIGLIVNYLFKKFPKTSGSGIPQVKGLILGRIDYKNWFFELISKFVAGVLGIGAGLSLGREGPSVQLGSYVGYGVSKIFKKDTVERNYLLTSGSSAGLSGAFGAPLAGVMFSIEEIHKYLSGKLLICAFVSSIAADFVGRRMFGVQTSFDIPIKYPLPINPYFQFSLYIIFGIIIAFFGKLFTMSLVKSQDIFNVLKISREIKVCFVMTLSFILCFVLPEVTGGGHDLAESLIHQKAVIYTLIIIFIVKLVFTSISYATGFAGGIFLPMLVLGAIIGKIFGECLDLFAATGPDFTVHWIVLGMAAYFVAVVRAPITGVILILEMTGSFDLLLALITVSVVAFYVTELLGQLPVYDILYDRMKKDDNLIDEENQEKITIELPIMAESLLDGKAISEIIWPEEVLIIAIIRNGVEKIPKGRTVMMAGDILVLLLPEKIVGEVKENLMKHTSTE, from the coding sequence ATGAATAATGCAAAAAGTACAGTGGAGAAACTCTACAAAGGAAATGGAAAACTTTATTTAGCTTGTTTATTTGTTGGACTTATAACAGGATTCATTGTTTCTTGTTATAGATGGGCTTTAGGAAAAATAGGTATTATTAGAAGAGAATATTTTTCAGAAGTAAATTTAAATAATCCAATGGCATTATTAAAAGTTTGGGTACTATTTATTATTATAGGGCTTATTGTAAACTATTTATTCAAAAAATTTCCTAAGACTTCAGGAAGTGGGATACCTCAAGTTAAAGGCCTTATTTTAGGAAGAATAGATTACAAAAATTGGTTTTTTGAATTAATATCAAAATTTGTTGCAGGAGTTTTAGGGATAGGAGCAGGTCTATCTCTAGGAAGAGAAGGACCATCTGTTCAATTAGGTTCTTATGTAGGTTATGGAGTTTCAAAAATATTTAAAAAAGATACAGTAGAAAGAAATTATTTACTAACAAGTGGTTCTAGTGCAGGTCTTTCAGGAGCTTTTGGAGCACCACTTGCAGGGGTAATGTTCAGTATAGAAGAAATTCACAAGTATTTAAGTGGAAAATTATTAATCTGTGCTTTTGTCTCAAGTATAGCAGCAGACTTTGTGGGTAGAAGAATGTTTGGAGTTCAAACTTCTTTTGATATTCCAATAAAATATCCACTACCTATAAATCCATATTTTCAATTTTCCTTATATATAATTTTTGGGATAATAATTGCCTTTTTTGGAAAATTATTTACAATGTCTTTAGTAAAATCTCAAGATATATTTAATGTGCTTAAAATTTCAAGAGAAATAAAAGTATGTTTTGTAATGACACTTTCGTTTATTTTATGTTTTGTTTTACCTGAAGTAACAGGTGGAGGACATGATTTAGCTGAAAGTTTAATTCATCAAAAAGCTGTTATTTATACATTGATTATTATTTTTATAGTAAAATTAGTTTTTACTTCAATTTCATATGCTACAGGTTTTGCTGGAGGGATATTCTTACCTATGCTGGTTTTAGGGGCAATTATAGGGAAAATTTTTGGAGAATGTTTAGATTTATTTGCAGCTACAGGACCAGACTTTACTGTACACTGGATAGTTTTAGGAATGGCAGCATATTTTGTTGCAGTTGTAAGAGCACCTATAACAGGAGTTATCTTAATACTAGAAATGACAGGAAGTTTCGATTTACTATTAGCTTTAATAACAGTTTCAGTTGTTGCTTTTTATGTAACAGAACTTTTAGGGCAACTACCTGTATATGATATTCTATATGATAGAATGAAAAAAGATGACAACCTCATTGATGAGGAAAATCAAGAAAAGATTACAATAGAATTGCCTATTATGGCAGAATCTCTATTAGATGGAAAAGCAATTTCAGAAATTATTTGGCCAGAAGAAGTTTTAATAATTGCAATAATAAGAAATGGAGTTGAAAAAATTCCTAAGGGTAGAACTGTTATGATGGCAGGAGATATATTGGTGTTATTATTGCCAGAAAAAATTGTTGGGGAAGTTAAAGAAAATTTGATGAAACATACATCAACTGAATAA
- the pcp gene encoding pyroglutamyl-peptidase I yields MKKILVTGFDPFGGEKVNPALEVIKLLPKKIGENEVRILEIPTVYKKSLEKIEKEIENYSPDYILSIGQAGGRANISIERVAINIDDFRIKDNEGNQPIDENIFEDGENAYFSTLPIKAIQNELAKNNIPSSISNTAGTFVCNHVFYGVRYLIEKKFKGIKSGFVHIPYMPEQVIGKADTPSMSLDNILKGVIVIIETIFNVENDIKKSGGTIC; encoded by the coding sequence ATGAAAAAAATTCTTGTTACAGGTTTTGATCCTTTTGGAGGGGAAAAAGTAAATCCTGCATTGGAAGTTATAAAGTTATTACCTAAAAAAATTGGAGAAAATGAAGTTAGAATTTTAGAAATCCCAACAGTATATAAAAAATCATTAGAAAAAATAGAAAAGGAAATTGAAAACTATAGTCCTGATTATATTCTTTCTATAGGTCAAGCTGGAGGTAGAGCAAATATTTCAATAGAAAGAGTTGCTATTAATATAGATGATTTTAGAATAAAAGATAACGAGGGGAATCAACCTATTGATGAAAATATTTTTGAAGATGGAGAAAATGCTTATTTTTCAACATTACCAATAAAGGCAATTCAAAATGAACTTGCAAAAAATAATATTCCTTCTTCAATTTCAAACACAGCAGGAACTTTTGTATGTAACCATGTTTTCTATGGTGTTAGATATTTAATTGAAAAGAAATTTAAAGGAATAAAATCTGGTTTTGTGCATATACCTTATATGCCTGAACAAGTAATAGGAAAAGCTGATACTCCAAGTATGAGCTTAGATAATATCTTAAAGGGAGTAATAGTTATTATTGAAACAATTTTTAATGTAGAAAATGATATAAAAAAATCTGGTGGAACTATCTGCTAA
- a CDS encoding RHS repeat domain-containing protein: MKKFLLLFTLILLVFNYSYSVSKIMPENDWKVKKLKGKVKTMVSKIDEYDYSGKVKNKIEIVTNFNENGYITEEVNYYNGDKKQIYSNKYNKDGLLIESNDYIGRKWFHTYEYDKNGNLVETKKTEIRRKSDKKHLQYKKNTYDKNGRIIEEKWYTKEVGYQKDFELASSYTNVYDSKGLLIELRDNISFSNSIKFTYEYDTNGGYLRTGLSASRTIQQYFDKNGIEKETLSTSWISKDTEPRVDQHLKMETKLDGKGNIIEETEIRIEIINEKTREYKENGIRKKTVIIYEYYE; this comes from the coding sequence ATGAAAAAATTTTTATTATTGTTTACATTGATATTATTAGTATTTAACTATTCTTATTCAGTTTCAAAAATAATGCCAGAAAATGATTGGAAAGTAAAAAAATTAAAAGGTAAAGTTAAGACAATGGTTTCAAAAATAGATGAGTATGACTATTCAGGAAAAGTAAAAAACAAAATAGAAATAGTAACTAACTTTAATGAAAATGGCTATATAACAGAAGAAGTTAATTATTATAATGGAGACAAAAAACAAATATATAGTAATAAATACAATAAAGATGGCTTACTTATAGAAAGTAATGATTACATAGGAAGAAAATGGTTTCATACCTATGAATATGATAAAAATGGAAATTTAGTTGAAACAAAAAAAACTGAGATAAGAAGAAAATCTGATAAAAAGCATCTACAATATAAAAAGAACACATACGATAAGAATGGTAGAATAATTGAAGAAAAGTGGTATACAAAAGAAGTTGGATACCAAAAAGATTTTGAATTAGCATCGTCTTATACAAATGTATATGATAGTAAAGGTTTACTAATAGAACTAAGAGATAATATATCGTTTTCAAATAGTATAAAGTTTACCTATGAGTATGACACAAATGGAGGATATTTAAGAACAGGACTTTCTGCTTCAAGAACAATACAACAATATTTTGATAAAAATGGAATAGAAAAAGAAACCCTAAGTACAAGTTGGATAAGCAAAGATACAGAACCAAGGGTAGATCAACATTTAAAAATGGAAACTAAACTTGATGGTAAAGGAAATATAATAGAAGAAACTGAAATTAGAATAGAAATAATAAATGAAAAAACTCGTGAATATAAGGAAAATGGTATTAGGAAAAAGACTGTAATTATATATGAATATTATGAATAA
- a CDS encoding valine--tRNA ligase: MNELDKNYSPNEIEEKWYKTWEESKYFAASLSSEKENYSIVIPPPNVTGILHMGHVLNNSIQDTLIRYNRMTGKNTLWMPGCDHAGIATQNKVERKLAEEGKKKEDIGREKFLEMTWDWKEKYGGIITKQLRKLGASLDWDRERFTMDEGLSYAVKKIFNDLYHDGLIYQGEYMVNWCPSCGTALADDEVDHEEKDGHLWQIKYPVKDSDEYIIIATSRPETMLADVAVAVHPEDERYKHLIGKTLILPLVNREIPVIADEYVDKEFGTGALKITPAHDPNDYNLGKKYNLPIINMLTPDGKIVDDYPKYAGLDRFEARKKIVEDLKAQDFFIKTEHLHHAVGQCYRCQTVIEPRVSPQWFVKMKPLAEKALEVVRNGEIKILPKRMEKIYYNWLENIRDWCISRQIWWGHRIPAWYGPDRHVFVAMDEVEAKEQAKKHYGHDVELSQEEDVLDTWFSSALWPFSTMGWPERTKELDLFYPTSTLVTGADIIFFWVARMIMFGMYELKKIPFKNVFFHGIVRDEIGRKMSKSLGNSPDPLDLIKEFGVDAIRFSMIYNTSQGQDVHFSTDLLGMGRNFANKIWNAARFVIMNLEGFDVKSVDKTKLDYELVDKWIISRLNETAKDVKDCLEKFELDNAAKAVYEFLRGDFCDWYVEIAKIRLYNDDEDKKISKLTAQYMLWTILEQGLRLLHPFMPFITEEIWQKIKVDGDTIMLQQYPVADDSLIDVKIEKSFEYIKEVVSSLRNIRAEKGISPAKPAKVIVSTSNSEELKTLEKNELFIKKLANLEELTCGADLEAPSQSSLRVAGNSSVYMILTGLLNNEAEIKKINEQLAKLEKELEPVNRKLSDEKFTSKAPQHIIDRELRIQKEYLDKIEKLKESLKSFEE, translated from the coding sequence ATGAATGAATTAGACAAAAATTACTCACCTAATGAGATAGAGGAAAAGTGGTATAAGACTTGGGAGGAATCAAAATATTTTGCAGCAAGTCTTTCATCTGAAAAAGAAAACTATTCTATAGTTATACCACCTCCAAATGTAACAGGAATTTTACATATGGGGCATGTTCTTAATAACTCAATTCAAGATACCTTAATAAGATATAATAGAATGACAGGTAAGAATACTCTTTGGATGCCAGGTTGTGACCATGCAGGGATAGCAACTCAGAATAAGGTTGAAAGAAAGTTAGCAGAAGAAGGGAAGAAAAAAGAAGATATAGGTAGGGAAAAATTCCTTGAAATGACTTGGGATTGGAAAGAAAAATACGGAGGAATAATAACTAAACAATTAAGAAAGTTAGGAGCTTCACTTGATTGGGATAGAGAAAGATTTACTATGGATGAAGGACTTTCTTATGCAGTTAAAAAAATCTTTAATGACCTATATCATGATGGATTAATTTATCAAGGTGAATATATGGTAAACTGGTGTCCTTCTTGTGGTACTGCACTTGCAGATGATGAAGTTGACCATGAAGAAAAAGATGGACATTTATGGCAAATAAAATATCCAGTAAAAGATTCTGATGAATATATAATAATAGCTACTTCAAGACCTGAAACTATGCTTGCTGACGTAGCAGTTGCAGTTCATCCAGAAGATGAAAGATACAAACATTTAATAGGAAAAACTTTAATTTTACCATTGGTTAATAGAGAAATTCCTGTTATTGCAGATGAATATGTTGATAAAGAATTTGGAACAGGAGCTTTAAAAATTACTCCTGCACATGATCCTAATGACTATAATTTAGGAAAGAAATATAATCTACCTATAATAAATATGTTAACTCCTGATGGAAAAATAGTTGATGATTATCCTAAATATGCAGGACTAGACAGATTTGAAGCTAGAAAGAAAATAGTTGAAGATTTAAAAGCACAAGATTTCTTTATAAAGACTGAACATTTACACCATGCAGTAGGACAATGTTATAGATGTCAAACTGTTATTGAGCCAAGAGTATCTCCTCAATGGTTTGTTAAGATGAAACCTCTTGCTGAAAAAGCACTTGAAGTAGTAAGAAATGGGGAAATAAAAATTCTTCCTAAGAGAATGGAAAAAATTTACTATAACTGGCTAGAAAATATAAGAGATTGGTGTATATCAAGACAAATTTGGTGGGGACATAGAATACCAGCTTGGTATGGACCAGATAGGCATGTTTTTGTTGCTATGGATGAGGTGGAAGCAAAAGAACAAGCTAAAAAACATTATGGACATGATGTTGAGTTATCTCAAGAAGAAGATGTTTTAGATACTTGGTTCTCATCTGCACTTTGGCCATTTTCAACAATGGGTTGGCCAGAAAGAACTAAGGAATTAGATTTATTCTATCCTACAAGTACATTAGTAACAGGAGCAGATATCATATTCTTCTGGGTTGCAAGAATGATAATGTTTGGTATGTATGAACTTAAAAAGATACCATTTAAAAATGTATTCTTCCACGGAATTGTAAGAGATGAAATTGGTAGAAAGATGTCAAAATCTCTTGGAAATTCTCCTGACCCTCTTGATTTAATAAAAGAATTTGGAGTAGATGCTATAAGATTTTCTATGATATATAACACTTCTCAAGGGCAAGATGTACACTTCTCAACTGATTTACTAGGAATGGGAAGAAATTTTGCTAATAAAATTTGGAATGCTGCAAGATTTGTTATTATGAACTTAGAAGGTTTTGATGTAAAATCTGTGGATAAAACAAAGTTAGATTATGAACTTGTTGATAAATGGATAATTTCAAGATTGAATGAAACTGCAAAAGATGTAAAAGATTGTTTAGAAAAATTTGAACTTGATAATGCAGCAAAAGCAGTTTATGAATTTTTAAGAGGAGATTTCTGTGATTGGTATGTTGAAATTGCAAAAATCAGACTTTATAATGATGATGAAGATAAGAAAATTTCTAAATTAACAGCACAATATATGCTTTGGACTATCTTAGAACAAGGATTGAGATTACTTCATCCATTTATGCCATTTATTACAGAAGAAATTTGGCAAAAAATAAAAGTAGATGGAGATACTATAATGCTACAACAATATCCAGTAGCAGATGATAGTTTGATAGATGTTAAAATTGAAAAATCTTTTGAATACATAAAAGAAGTTGTTTCATCTCTTAGAAATATAAGAGCAGAAAAGGGAATTTCTCCTGCAAAACCTGCAAAGGTAATTGTATCAACTTCTAATTCAGAAGAATTAAAAACTCTTGAAAAGAATGAATTATTCATCAAAAAATTGGCTAACTTAGAAGAATTAACTTGTGGAGCAGACTTGGAAGCACCAAGTCAAAGTTCTTTAAGAGTTGCAGGAAATTCATCAGTATATATGATATTAACAGGTCTTTTAAATAATGAAGCAGAAATTAAAAAGATTAATGAACAACTTGCTAAATTAGAAAAAGAATTAGAGCCTGTAAATAGAAAACTATCTGATGAAAAGTTTACTTCGAAAGCACCTCAACATATAATTGATAGAGAGCTTAGAATACAAAAAGAATATCTTGATAAGATAGAAAAGTTAAAAGAAAGTTTAAAAAGTTTTGAAGAATAA
- a CDS encoding MarR family winged helix-turn-helix transcriptional regulator gives MQRLGGFLITKLKQLQSRTLAQCISEQGIDAFSGEQGKILFVLWQKDKITQKELACETGLAKNTITVMLEKMEKNNLIKRITDENDKRKSLVILTEHAKSLKKCSNKISDEMLKKMYRGFSEEEIDKFEEYLHRIIKNFEEKRKVIDDDKSIDEIIDRRL, from the coding sequence ATGCAAAGATTAGGTGGCTTTCTAATAACAAAATTAAAACAATTACAGAGTAGAACACTTGCACAGTGTATAAGTGAACAAGGTATAGATGCTTTCAGTGGAGAACAAGGAAAGATTTTATTTGTACTTTGGCAAAAAGATAAAATCACTCAAAAAGAATTAGCATGTGAAACAGGTTTAGCTAAGAATACGATTACAGTTATGCTTGAAAAAATGGAAAAAAATAATTTGATAAAAAGAATAACAGATGAAAACGATAAAAGAAAATCATTGGTAATTTTGACAGAGCATGCAAAGTCTTTAAAGAAATGTTCTAATAAAATTTCAGATGAAATGTTAAAGAAGATGTACAGAGGTTTTAGTGAAGAAGAGATAGATAAATTTGAAGAATATTTACATAGAATTATCAAGAATTTTGAAGAAAAAAGGAAGGTGATAGATGATGATAAATCAATTGATGAAATTATTGACAGAAGACTTTAA